In Granulicella mallensis MP5ACTX8, the sequence TACAAACCAAGAAGATGCGCTTTCTGCGGGCGATTCCGATTGACCCCATGACCAAAAACGCCGACTGGGGGATGCGGTCGAACCAGGACGATGCCGATTCCGATAGCTTTGGCGGACAGAACGTCTTCGATGTTCATAGCAAGAGCACGGACACCGCGCTGGATGGGACTAAGTACAACACATGGTAGAGCCCAAACCAATTCGTGCACGTAAGACCACCCGCGAGAGCGGCTTCACACTCATCGAGCTGATGATCGTGATGACGATCATTGGATTGCTGGCAGCTATTGCGATCCCGAGCTATCTCAAGTCGATCACCAAGGCAAAGGAGGCAGTCCTTAAAGAGGACTTGCACACCATGCGGACGGCGATCGACAGCTATACCGTCGATAAAGAGAAGGCGCCGCAGGCGCTCGACGACCTGGTGCAGGCGGGTTACCTGAAGTCGGTTCCTATTGATCCCATTACCAGCCGCAACGATACGTGGATCACAGGCCAGTCCGACACCTTGACGGATATCAACGAGACCCAGGGTGGATTGGACGATGTGCACTCAGGGGCGCAGTCGCTGGCCAGCGATGGAACAAGCTATAACACCTGGTGATAAGTTCTCCCCGTCTGTACATAACTTCATTTTTCGGCGTTTAATGGGAAAGCGGAGCCGTGCCTGAACGGCAAGGACCGGCGCTCGCTGGAGCTCCCTATGCGTAACCTTACTTTCGCCGCTCTTCTTGCAGTATTACCGGCAATCGTTCTGGCGCAACAGCCTGCTGCTCCAGCACCTGCGACTCCCGCTGCTCCTCCCGCCCAGGGCCAGACCCCAGCTACCCAAGCTCCAGCCAGCCAGACTCCTGCCGCACAGTCGCCCGATAAACCGGCCGATGCCAAGGCTGATCCTCCTGCATCTACGCAGCCTGCACCCGCGCAGTCTGCGGACAAGCCCGGCGAAAAGGGGACAGCGGCGAAACCTGCCGATACTACAGCGAAGAAAGCCGACCCCATTCCTTCTCCGGGAGAGCAGCTCGATCCCAACATCCACAAGGGAACTGAAGAAGATGTAAGCGCTGTGGGAACGCGGAACATCGGTGGCCGAGGCATGGGGAACTGGTATTCGACGAACTGGGAGATCTCGAACGGCAAGCAGTTTTCGATGGAGATTGAGAAGCAATCGCACCTGGTGACGGACCCCGTCGTGGTGGAGTACGTGAACCGTGTAGGGCAGAACCTGGTGAAGAACTCCGACTCCAAGGTTCCGTTCACGATCAAGGTGCTGGACACTGATGAGATCAACGCGATGGCGCTGCCGGGCGGCTTCTTCTATGTGAACTCGGGGCTGATCCTGGCGTGCGACTCCGAAGACGAGCTTGCCGGGGTGATGGCTCACGAGATCTCGCATGTGGCTGCGCACCATGCTGCCCGGGAGATGACCCGGATGAACTACATGCAGATCGGCTCTGTGCCGCTGATGATCTTCACGCAGGGAACCTGGACTGGCTATGGGATCTATGAGGCAGCGCAACTGGCCGTTCCGCTGACCTTTTTGCAGTTCTCACGGCAGTTTGAGGGGGAGGCCGATTTTCTCGGCATCCAGTACATGTACAAGGCCGGATATGACCCCCAGGGCATGGTGTCGATCTTCGAGAAGCTGGATGCGCTGGAAAAACACAAGCCCGGTGCGCTCTCGAAGGCCTTCAGCGACCACCCCGCGACGCCGGATCGCATAGCAGCCGTCGAGAACGAGATTGCGACGATTCTGCCCGCGCGCCCCGATTATCTTGTGACGACCTCGGAGTTCGACCAGGTGAAGGCCCGGCTGGCGCGTATCCAGAACAAGCGCGGCATCAACGACAAGAAGGGCGGCAACAAGCCCACGCTGCGCCGCACCGGTTCGACCAACAACGACCCAAATTCAACGCCGACAGGGACGAGTTCCACCGACGACCGCCCGACCCTGGGACGGAAAAACTAGGGACATGGGCAGGGAATGGCAGACTGCGTGGCAGAGGTTTGTCGCGCGGATTTGTTGCGTCCAGGTATGAGATCTGAGCAGCGAGAGGCGAGTTTGGGAGAAAATAGAGAGATGGACGAGAAGACCCACACTACCGGCTACACCGACGACCACGCCAAGGCGGGGCTCGACACGAAGTTCCCAGAGATCGAAACCTGGCGCAACCAGTTCCGCGCGTACGAGATCCTGATCGACGACCCTGAGTTCACCTCGGTCTGCCCGAAGACCGGCCTGCCTGACTTCGGCGTGCTGACCATCCGCTATATGCCGCGCGAGAAGTGCCTCGAGCTGAAGAGCCTGAAGGAATATCTGTTTACGTATCGCAACTTGGGGATTTTTCAGGAGAACATCGCCAACCAGGTGCTGGACGACGTAGTGAAGGCGACCGACCCGGTGTGGTGCGAGATCAAGGGTGATTTTAGGCCGCGTGGCGGAATTTCTACCGTGGTAACGGCACGCTATCCGCGTACAGAAGAGAGATCGTAGTATCCTCGCCTCATCATGACCACAGCTCCGACGACAGGAATGAAGTCCAATCGCAGCGCCATCGCGGGGGCAACTGTAGCGCTTGTTCTGCTGACGGGGATGAACTTCGTCAACTAC encodes:
- the queF gene encoding preQ(1) synthase, with translation MDEKTHTTGYTDDHAKAGLDTKFPEIETWRNQFRAYEILIDDPEFTSVCPKTGLPDFGVLTIRYMPREKCLELKSLKEYLFTYRNLGIFQENIANQVLDDVVKATDPVWCEIKGDFRPRGGISTVVTARYPRTEERS
- a CDS encoding M48 family metallopeptidase; translation: MRNLTFAALLAVLPAIVLAQQPAAPAPATPAAPPAQGQTPATQAPASQTPAAQSPDKPADAKADPPASTQPAPAQSADKPGEKGTAAKPADTTAKKADPIPSPGEQLDPNIHKGTEEDVSAVGTRNIGGRGMGNWYSTNWEISNGKQFSMEIEKQSHLVTDPVVVEYVNRVGQNLVKNSDSKVPFTIKVLDTDEINAMALPGGFFYVNSGLILACDSEDELAGVMAHEISHVAAHHAAREMTRMNYMQIGSVPLMIFTQGTWTGYGIYEAAQLAVPLTFLQFSRQFEGEADFLGIQYMYKAGYDPQGMVSIFEKLDALEKHKPGALSKAFSDHPATPDRIAAVENEIATILPARPDYLVTTSEFDQVKARLARIQNKRGINDKKGGNKPTLRRTGSTNNDPNSTPTGTSSTDDRPTLGRKN
- a CDS encoding type II secretion system protein translates to MVEPKPIRARKTTRESGFTLIELMIVMTIIGLLAAIAIPSYLKSITKAKEAVLKEDLHTMRTAIDSYTVDKEKAPQALDDLVQAGYLKSVPIDPITSRNDTWITGQSDTLTDINETQGGLDDVHSGAQSLASDGTSYNTW